ATCTCACTGGATCTTGAAAACAAACTTTCTGTTTAACATAAAATATAGATATGATATGACTAATTGCTGTTTAACATAAATATAGATGTAGATATAGATGTGATATGGCTAATACGTTGCTCCACAAATAACCATTCGACACAGAAAATTTGTGATCAGAGTATGGGAAACCATATTCCATGAAATCAAAATGACATGCGTGACTCCATAAGAATATGGATTTGTTATCCCAGTTTTCCACTATTGAAGATTGCATACGATTTTTGGTTTCGCAATCATGATGCGTATGTGCTTGTCAAAGTATTTTATTGGTAGTTGAAGCCTACTTTTCGAAATCGACACTTTTGAAATTAAGTTTTAAGCTCTAAAGTTTCCGCAATATGTTCGGACCACATTTGTGGTTTTGATTAGCTCGTTTATTTCAAGAGTTACATCACCCTAATTCATTTTCTTACTCAAAAATGTCTTGCGCATCTGACATGATAATTCAATGGGAACAACAAACCATCATGGCACTTTCACTGAGAAAGTCTCATCTCGAAAAAAAGGAAACATCTTAATTTAGTAATTTGGCAATTAACCAAACTAATTGCAGGAGAATCTAGTTCCTCTGCGATTGTGGGAAGAATCGAACCATCTTGTAGCCAGTCTAAGATTGAGGTCAATACATGTTAGTAAAAATTAGGCTGGTacaatatacaaaaaaataaatataagctGAAAAAGGGTGGAGATAGAAAATAACAATCCGAGTGCACAATTTCCTTAAAACAGATTCGCCTTTTACAGGTAGAGTGCTCGAGGTTAAGTAGGTGTCTGTCTCCCAGGATACAACGGATTAAAGGTGAATATGTTAGTACCAAACTTCTTCATCACAGCGAACTCGAACTAGAGCAATATGGAAcactataaaagatgaaaatgcaaaagaataaaaaaaaagttggagAGAGAGCTctgtttttaaaacaaaataacaaGAGAGTTATTTATAGATGCTGGCCAAGGGTGATTGTAGAAATTGGAAACAATTGTTAAATTCCATTTAATTATCTTCACATTTATCAAAGTACCACATTCACGTACATACATGTATTCTCGATAAGAAAACTCCAAATTCATGTATTAACAATTACGTACATAAATACTTAattcctaagtacaagaatcctaGGTACATGAATTTTCAAGTACATGAATGATAGATAATTATTCTTGGATTCTATCAAGAGTGCCATTATAAGAACGATTTTCTCATTCACTCTATAAtggattttttcatttttccaacaatcccccacatgaatgaaaaatttgttttgaatttgaCTCTACAGTAGTGTTCCACAACTGAAACCTGCATAAGATAGGTTGGTATTACCCTTTGAACCTTCTCTCATGAAATACACTTACTTTACTAGCAATCCAGTAGACGTCTTTGAACTGTCCCGCTTTTCAGTGTAAATGAACCATATATTTCACACAGGAATCATGCTCCATTTGCTCAGTTCTCATAGTTATGTTCGTTTTGGCCATGAACATCAGCCTGGTTCAGCAAGAGTTTTTAGAATTGAGCCCTAAACAATTCTCTTTTGAAGCGGCCCCACTTCACTCTCACATAGGTGATTTCTTAAGTCTCTAGTAATTAATTACTGCACTTAAGAATCATTAAAGCACACCATTGTGCTATCCTCAATTCTTCTCTGCATCATTGTTTCATTATGGAATGGGTCTAAGGATAACCCCCCCCCCACAATGACTATGCTAAATCCTTATAATTAGGTTGTCCCTTTGAACCTAGATATTGGGATCTCCAGTTAGCTAGGTTGGGTTTCCTTTATAACACTTAGCCTTCCATGGGCTTTAGTCCCATTCCCTTTGCCATTTTTTCAACCAACTCTCTATTCAATCCTTTGGTTAGCGGATCCGCTATGTTATCCTTTGATTTCACATAATCAATAGAGATAACTCCTGTTGAGAGTAGTTGTTTAATGGTATTGTGCCTATGACGTATATGTCTAGACTTACCATTATATATGTAATTCTGTGCTCTTCCAATTGCTGATTGACTATCACAATGAATACATATTGGTGGCACTGGTTTTTCTCATTTTGGAATGTCCTCAAGGAAATGGTGTAGCTATTTAGCTTCTTCTCCACATTTATCCAAGGCAATGAATTCAGATTCCATTGTAGACCTAGCTACAATAGTTTGTTTAGAAGACTTCCAGGATACTGCCCCACCGGCAAGTGTGAACACATATCCACTTGTAGATTTTGAATCTTTTATATCAGATATCCAATTTGCATCAGCGTACCCTTCTAGAACAGCAGGGAATCTAGTGTAATGCAGTCCATAGTTCCGAGTGTACCGTAGGTATTTAAGTACCCTTGAAATTGCTTTCCAATGATTAGCACTCGGATTGCTTGTAAATCTACTCAATTTGCTCACTGCATATGCAATGTCAGGTCTAGTGCAACTCATTAAATACATTAGACTTCCAATGATTTGTGAGTATTCTACTTGAGAAATACTCTCTCCTCTATTCTTAGATAGATGGAAACTATTGTCTaatggagttcttgcaattccAGAATCATTCTTATTGAATTTTTCTAGAATCTTGTCCACATAATGAGTTTGGCTCAAGACCAAGCTGTCTGATATTCTTGTAATTTTAACTCCTAAAATTACATCAGCAAGCCCCATATCTTTCatgttaaattttgaatttaacatGTCTTTGGTAAACTTGACCATTTTGTCATTACTACCAACAATAAGTATGTCATCTACATAAAGACATAAGATGACATAGCCATGTTCTGTTTCTTTAGTGTAGACACATTTGTCACACTCATTTATTTTGTATCCATTAGTTATCATTGCATTGTCGAACTTTTCATGCCATTTCTTTGGCGCTTGTTTTAGTCCATACAATGATTTTACCAATTTACAgactttatttccttttcccGGAGTTATGAAACCCTCAGGTTGCTTCATGTAGATTTCTTCATCTAAATCACCATTTAAGAAAGCCGTCTTTACATCCATTTGATGTATCTCTAGATTTCTCAATGCAGCAGTAGCAAGAATCATTCTGATAGAATTTATTCTCGTAACAAGAGAataagtatcaaaataatcCAAACCTTCTTGTTGCTTGTATCCTTTGATTACAAGTCTGGCTTTGTACTTATCGATAGAGCCATCaggtttcattttccttttaaagaTCCATTTGGATCCTAAAGGTTTACAACCACGAGGAAGATCCACTAACTCCCATGTGTGATTCTGTGAAATAGAATCAACCTcactttttattatttctttccaCAAAAATCCTTCAGAAGAACTTACAGCTTCTGTATAGGTTTGTGGTTCCTTTTCTAATAGAAAAATTGTAAAATAATCTCCAAATGATTTTTCCACTCTAGCCCTTTTGCTACGTCTCGGTTCATCTTGTTGAATCAAGTTATGATCGTGTTTTTCTTGATTCATGACTTCATGTGTTCGTTTTGATGAACTTGATGCACcatttgatttacaaagaaacaCATCTTCAAAGAATGAAGCATTCCTTGATTCCATTTTGTGTATATCCGAAATTTCTGAATTATACACAAGAAACCGATAAGCAGCACTATTATGTGCATAGCCTATAAAGATACAGTCCACAGTTCTAGGACCTATCTTTATTCTCTTTGGTGTTGGAATAGCCACTTTTGCAAGACACCCCCACACTTTCAAGATTTGTAGGATAGTCTCCTACCTTTCCATAACTCATAAGgagttttatcttgtttttTTCGGAGTACCCTATTTAAAAGGTAATTGCTTGACAAAATAGCTTCACCCCACATATTTTGAGGTACGATTTTTCCTTTAACGTCGCATTCATCATTTCCTTTAATGTACGATTTTTCTGTTCAGCAACACCATTTGATTGTGGTGAGTAATGTGCAGTTACTTCATGAACAATTCCAAATTTTGCACAATAATCACCAATAGGTGTTTCATATTCACCACCTCTATCACTTCTTAACCTTTTAATTCTCCGGTTAAGTTGATTTTCAACTTCATTCTTGTAGAGAATGAATTTTTCCAAGGCTTCATCtttacttttgagcaaaaacacATAACAGTATTTTGCgcaatcatcaatgaaagtgataaaatatttattaCCACCTCTTGTTTGAACAAATTTTAAATCACAGACATCTGTGTGAATCAATTCAAGGGGTTCGGTGTTTCTTTCAATTGTTTGAAAAGATGACCTTGTTAATTTTGCTTCTACGCAGATCTCGTATTtatggtttgaattgatttgaaaGGAAGGTATATGATCCAAGTTAATTAGTCTACGCAAAGTATCATAATTAACATGACCTAGTCTACCATGCCATAATTGGAAGACTCAAGCAAATAAGCAGAAgacttattcttattattcacaATAGTCATTGCATTCAATTTGAACAACCCATCGGTTGTATATCCTTTCCCTACATACATTCCAGATTTGGATAATATAACTTTATTCGATTCAAAAATCATGCAAAAGCCATGCTTGTTTAGCAATGATCCAGAAACAAGGTTCTTGCGGATTTCTGGCACATATAGAACATCGTTCAAAGTCAATGTTTTGCCAGAAGTCATCTTTAGCAGCACCTTACCTTGACTTTCAATAGCAGATGAGGCAGAGTTCCCTATGAACATTTTTTCACCTTCAATTTTTTCGAAGGTAGTGAACAGGTCTTTGTTTGTGCAAACATGTCTTGTAGCTCCAGTGTCAATCCACCATTCTTTCCGATTTGACCCCATCATATTCACTTCAGAAACCACAGCAGTCAGGTTCATGTTTTCCATGTCTCTCTCGATTCTATCAAGCAAGTTCGCTtcatgcttcttcttcttctttggaaGCTTACATTCAGAGGACTTGTGACTTTTTTTTGTCACAGTTGAAGCACTTCCCTTGGAATTTCTGCTTAGaggttttttcttttgcccCAAAATTTCGATTTGGCTTTTTGCCTTTGGAGTTTTGCTCTTGCTTATACTCCACAATATTTGTTTTAGCATCAAAAGAATTTAATGCCTTGCAATTGGAACTCCTGTTGTCTTCTTCAATTCGAAGTCTAACAATAAGGACCTCCATACTCATCTCTTTGCACTTGTGCTTGAGATAGTTCTTGAAATCCTTCCACCCAAGAGGTAGCTTTTCAATAACAGCAGCTACTTGAAAAGTTTCACTCAAAATCATGCCTTCAGCAAGAATCTCATGCAAGATAATCTGAATTTCTTGCACCTGACTGATAAGAGTCTTGGAATCCACCATTTTATAGTCTAGAAATTTTCCGACGACAAATTTCTTTGCCCCGGCATCTTCGATTTTATATTTCCGATCCAAGGATTCCCACAATGCCTTCGCCGTCTTGTGTACTTGATACACGTTATACAGCGAGTCATGCAAGCAGTTCATGATATAATTTTGACAAAGGAAATTGGAGTGCTTCCAAGCATCAATAGCACTGACAGCTTGTGCATCAGTTAATCCCTCTGGCAGTTTTGGAGCATCCTCACTTAAGAATCTCGAGAGATTCAATGTTGTCAAATAGAACAGTATCTTTTGTTGCCATGTCTTGAAGTTCAGATCATGGAACTTCTCAGGTTTCTCACTATGGTTGGTAGAAACCATAGGAGTAATCATTCCTTCAGGTCGTTTCACAATAGTGCCAAAGGCAGAGGCATCAGAAGTAGAAATGTTGGTTTCTCTTCCTGTATTGTCAGCCATTGAGAATAGAATATGTTTTAAGACTGTTAGTAAAAATTAGGCTGGTACAATATAggaaagaataaatataaacTGAAAAAGGGTAAAGATAGAAAATAACAATCCGAGGCTTGTGAACACAATTTCCTTAAAACAGATTCGGTCCCTACAGGTAGAGTGCTCGAGGTTAAGTAGGTGTCTGTCTCCCAAGATACAACGGATTAAAGGTGAATATGTTAGTACCAAACTTCTTCATCACAGCGAACTCGAACTAGAGCAATATGGAAcactataaaagatgaaaatgcaaaagaataaaaaaaaagttggagAGAGAGCTctgtttttaaaacaaaataacaaGAGAGTTATTTATAGATGCTGGCCAAGGGTGATTGTAGAAATTGGAAACAAATGTTAAATTCCATTTAATTATCTTCACATTTATCAAAGTACCACATTCACGTACATACATGTATTTTCGATAAGAAAACTCCAAATTCATGTATTAACAATTACGTACATAAATACTTAattcctaagtacaagaatcctaGGTACATGAATCTTCAGGTACATGAATAATAGATAATTATCCTTGGATTCTATCAAGAGTGCCATTATGAGAACGATTTTCTCATTCACTCTACAAtggatttttccatttttccaacaatacaaCCCAACTCAATCTCAACtattcatttcaaaatttcatgCCAATGGGTACTCTTGCCAATTGCCAACAACAGGAAAGATCCGCATCCCGGTGATGGGTACTGAGAATTTGGAACTATCATGGAAGTGACACTGAGTCACTTGACAAGTTAGTCCCCCAAAGTTGAACAGTGATCTTGTGTGAATGAGCCACAAGAACTGGTGGAAGATTTTGTTTTGTACCAGAAGTTTTGGTAGATTGCTCCAACAAGCGCTTGGTTGAGGCGTGACGACCCAACTGCAATGAAGAAACAAAACTGGAAAGTTATGGTTATAAATCAGCCAAGCTTCAATACAACACATCACAATTCTACTTGGTTTCCCATTTCCCTCCCATATTGTCATATTATTGGTGCTCTAAAAGCTTGATTAATTTGCTTGTCCAGTACTGTTGACTTGTGCCCTTATGGTTGGATGAGAATAAACTATCAGTACAATAAACCGACTAAGACTGGGCATACCTAGATTAACGGCTGTGAGCTAGTTTCGCTACTTCTTTAGGGTACGAAATAAACACTGGGGTCACGGTTTTATATAGCCGTGTTTTTCCCGTGCAAATTAAAGTGTCGGCCCAAAAGGAGGAAAAACATAAGGAATCATTTGTGTGTTTTTTCCTATAAACACACAATGATGCACTTGTAATCACTGGAGATTAAATAGGATTATGCTCCCAAATCTCAGTAATTCAAACTCTGCAGATAGTTTTGTCTCTCAAAAATTGTTCATCTTCTGATAACCATTTTGATTTTTCATACTTGCAATCAATCAAAACACACTAATCATGCTCCAAACTTTACAAAAGTCAACTCATTGTTTATCCTTCGACATCGTCCTACATTTCTGGAACCAGTTTTTTTTGGCTGCATGTTTTGGACTCATTCTACAGCACAGATGCTCCATGAGATTCATTATTGCTTCTTTTAGCATCATGAACAAGGAGTAAATGATTATGGACTATGTGAGCTCTAGAAAAATCAGGCTGACCCGTTTTTATTCAATGATGAATTTGAGATATAGTCCTACAAACATCGAGGGATGGAACACAAACCAGTTAACCACCCATAAACGGGAGTTGAATATGGTGTCAAGTAATTTTTTGATAAGTTTAAAGACTTGATTCGCTGGGTTGCGAGTGATGGGGTTAGCCGTTGCATTTCCAACAGTGATAGTCTCATTTAGAATCCTATTGCATCAAGTGCGTGCCCGTTCTTCTGGAACCAAATCACTTTCAAGTCCCACGATTCATGACAAGTCTTCTTCCTTAGTTTGATTCCTTGCTAATTTGACCTGAATGCTTTAGTGACCAGGAATTCCATTTACATTTTATATTGTAGTCCTACCAAAATGTATTGCATATTAGACTAAAACTATAAACTTTTGTTTCCTAAATGGACTTGGTATGAATCAGTATTTCTCTAACGTGATTCATAACTATAAATTTGCAATTTTGTgacaagtggttaaaaatatgaaaaatgatagTATTCAAGGCTATGTAAATCTGATCTTAAACCTACATGTTTCCAAGCTAATAGAGACATTAGTCAAGTAACGTGAGATTCCTGATTCAACTTGTAAATTCTCCTTAATTTCAAGGTTTAGAATCTCCATTTAAACCAATGTATTATATATTTTACACACATATGTATGTATGGGTCTAGGGAGGAAATGGggctttttatatattttacatatataatTTCAAGGTTTAGAATCTCCATAAATTTTACTAtagatatatgtatatatgtatatgtatatataagtaTATGTACGTATAAAGTTATGATAGGTTTAGGTTGGTTGGAAATGGGGCTCTACAATTGACTTCTAGTCCATTTCAAtctaattaatatatgatatAAACTCCTACAATTTTGGGTACGAGTTGATGAATTTCATGATTACACTAAAATTATATAAGTTTCCACCAAATGTGGTAATACTTATATCAACTGGACAGAATTGGGTAGAATTGAATTGGAGAAACACGAATCCAGGTTGGTTTCCACAAACAGGCTCCTAGTGATATTCTAATTACCTTTCAGCGCCTTTAAATACTGAGCCCTTGAGCCTATCTCACTTCACCGCTATCCTTCAATTAAAGATGACAATGCTTTTTCTCTTATTGCTCCTTTTTTCAATCCTTATATCCATAGGTAAAAAGCACAAGAAACTCAGAAATATCCGTCAACCACCAGGTCCTCCAGGGCTCCCATTCATTGGGAACTTGCACCAATTCGACAGTGAAAAGGCTCATGAATTCCTAAGCCAACTCTCCAAGAAATATGGCCCCCTCATGTCATTACAGCTTGGTTCAGTTGCAGTACTAGTTATTTCTTCAGCAAGAATGGCAAAACAGGCCCTGGCAACCCATGATCTTGTGTTCTCCGGCCGGCCAGCTTCTGTTGGGCGGCAAAAGCTGTCATACAATCGAAGGGATATTGCATTCTCACCTTACAGTGACTACTGGAGGGAAATGAGGAAGATTTGTGTCCTCCAACTCTTTAGCCTTAAAAGAGTACAATCTTTTCGTCCCATTCGTGAAGATGAAATTTCGAGCATGATTCAAAAGATCGTAAATCTCTCATCTTCATCACAACTAGTTGATTTAAGGACCATAATAATGTCCTTGACGAGCACTATAATATGTAGAGTTGCCTTTGGAAAGAGGTACGATGAGGAAGGGCACCAGAGAAAGCGATTCGATAAACTTTTACAAGAATCCCAGGCCATGATTGGGGGTTTCTTCATCTCAGATTATTTTCCTTCATTCAGTTGGGTAGATAAATTTTCTGGGATTATTGAACGTCTTGAGAAGAATTTCAATGAGCTGGATTTATTCTACCAAGAGTTGATACAGGAGCATCTCAATCCAAACAGACCACAAAGCATGAAGGATGATTTGCTCGATCTCTTAATTCAGCTAAAAGAAGAACAATCATCAATTATAGGCCTATCTTGGGATCACATAAAGGCAATTCTCATGGTAGTATATCCCTATTTTCAAGATAATCAATTGTTGAAtttcctcttctttctttcttttttcatcttCTTTAACAAGCATATTGGTACATGGTTTTCTCAACATAAATCGAGTAAactgaaagttttttttttttttttttgcgttaaAATAGTTGATATGGTCCTTAATAATAATTGTTTACCCTTTTATCACAGGATATATTTATTGCTGGGACGGATACAGCTGCAGCAGCAATTATTTGGGCAATGACAGCCCTGATGAAGAGCCCTTCTGCATTAAAGAAAATACAAGCAGATGTGAGAAAATTGGTCagagaaaaaggaagagtaGATGAAGAAGATATTCAGGAGCTTCCTTATCTAAAAGCAGTGATAAAAGAAACTCTAAGATTATACCCTCCAGCTCCACTTCTAGGGCCAAGAGAAACTACACAAGAATGCACAATCGAAGGCTATGAAATTAAGTGCAAAACATtagttttcattaatgcatGGACTATTGGAAGAGATCCTGAATGTTGGAAAAGTCCAGATGATTTTATGCCAGAAAGATTTTTGAATAGTAATATTGATTTTCGTGGACAAGATTTTGAAATGATCCCATTTGGAGCTGGACGTAGGGGCTGCCCTGGATTTTCTCTAGGACTCGCAACAGTGGAACTTGCACTGGCAAATCTTCTGTATCATTTTGATTGGAAATTGCCTTTTGGGATGAAAGCAGAAGACGTAGATACTGAAGTTATGCCGGGACTAACCATGCACCCGAAAAATGCTCTTTCCCTCTTTGCCAAGAAATATGGGTAAAAATAAATAGTGATatggaaaaataaataactagCGCAACGGATATTCTGTCCCACACCCTATGCCACTCTCTgccccactttttattatactgctatttctccttcataaacatcatgttttaattcttttttattttcttaagatccaataactattaattgagtaatacacaaaatttaacaaactcaaaaaatcaaaatgcataaaaaatgagattttttatgaattttctgctgtattttttaattttctattatatattgcttttttgaatctgttatttgcaagagtagttagGAATTCCATACCTTTAGGAggtttctattattatttttattacttttatttgatttttatagtATAGATTTAATTTTTAACATttatgatagtctaaataataaaagattTCGAAAATCATCagtaattgacaatcttccctGTGGGAAAGACACCTAATACCCCTATGCTCAATaaacgattcgtatacttgcgaaaaatTGCGTATGGGGTATTTAGGatattataaatgtaaaacttaacTGTAGAATGAGTTAATTGATATATGTATACCCTGCACTCATCAGCTAATATTGAAATGCAATAAATCTAATTATGAGGAAGAAAGGTGTTTTGggcaaatagaaaataaaaaccaGATCCTGTTTAGTCTCTAATGCTTAACATTTTATCTTGTCATCAACCATTATTTTCCATTAAATCAATAGCTATGACATAATGAATTTTAATCatcataataaattaaaaactaaaaatgcatAATATAAAACTTCAATCATCAATTAATAAAGGCATAATtggattaataaaaattaagatCACAATAATGCTTACACTTACAGTCCAAAGTACCAAATTCATGTTACATTTTAtatatagtaataataataatgaaccATTATTTTCTCCTAAATCAATAGATGTTATATAATGAATTTTAATCATGATAATAAATTTAAAAGAGCATAATATGAAACTTCAATCATCAATTAATAAGGGCAtaattgaaataacaaaaactaagatcaCAATAATGCTTACATTTACACTCTAAAGTACCAAGACTCGTAatactttttatatagtaatgCTTCCTCAATATGAAGTTATATGcaccattttttgaaaaaatgaagatatatacatatatatagccTTTGAAGTTGAACTCTTTGTATTATTTTGTGTGGTATTTCTATTAACAATGGAGTATAAATCATCTAGCACATATTAATTTTTTCTATCTAACTGTTCATTttttgagaattgaaattttattggtAGAGATAAtagagtttttcttcttttttcttttgttttttcatcttttaattttttggacaaaatttgacaaaaagcGTAAATGACGAAGATTCTGTTATCCTAAGAGCACCTTCTTTTGATATCAATAGTAATATTTTTGAagatttaaaaatttaattaggCTGTGACTAGTCAagaatttttaatgaaaataaaaaattgaaaatagaatGCAAAAAGACACATTGATTTggaatattatattttttattgtctttataattcaaatttaattaagGTTACAGTTTTTTCGTAACTGCTACAGTTATTGCTATTATTGAAATGCAATAAATCTAATTATTAGGAAGAATAGTATTTTGGACGAATAGAAAACAAAGACCCGATCTTGCGTAGTCTCTCTTAACATTTTGTCTCGTCATCAACCATTATTTTCGTTTAAATCAATGATGTAATGAATTTAAATCATCATAATAaagtaaaaactaaaaagagCAAAATATGAAACATCAATCATCAATTAACAAGGGcataattatattaataaaaaCTAATATCACAACAAtcatcataaaaaattaaagagaGTATAATATGAAGCTTCAATCATCAATTAATAAGGTTATAATTGGAAcaacaaaaactaagataaCTTACCCATACAGTCCAAACTCATGGTACcttttatataatataatatatatagtaTGAAGAGATGTATATTTTTAAAAGGGTTATTATCGctttacccccttaaactatatcactactatcagtttaccccctaacgttatcttttagtcacttcacTCTCATAAGTatttcaactcaacatgttaagaagTTTTggataaaaatacccttttattctatagcattactacactgttattattattttattcctttaaattatagtgatataattgatttaattcctaacattatttttttgcaCTTTACTTCATCATTAATTTAACTATtatggtcaaaaaattttaaatatatttacccttatatatataattaaaaataaaaatttagaataactattcttttttcactttaagagatccaaaaatataaaaataaaagggttttctcaactttctcttttcacacttattaatactatgaaaagaaaaatagataggaaagaaggagataGAAAATTAGAtattgcaaagaaaaaaaatctaacaTTATCATATTAATTTAAGATTGTTGGGATTAGGATTGAAATCTGGTGGTAAACagtaaagtgaaataattttaaaataataaaagtatttaattctttcctctttatattttctgaaaaaagaattgatctctctctctctctcaatctttctctcccctctccctcccccttccgatctttctatttttttaatattaataagattgccaaaaagaaaaaaaattaatattttgacttttttttgtgATACTAAAGAGGAGAATATcaactttaaattttttattatttttattatacaaagaggagggtactttcttctaaagttttttaacttgctaaattggtttaatggtgggataaattgcctaaaaaataactctatggaaaaaattgataatgagactatagtttatggggataaaacaataataattttagggctaaacttgtctttttactttaattaacaaactccattaagtttgaccgttagtcttgggataaagtgactaaaagataatgtTAAGGGGAAAAACTGATAGTAACACCGAACGTTAAGggagtaaagtgataataaccctttttaaaattgaaCTCTTTGTattattttgtgtgtttttCTATATCATTTAGGCCATAATCTATATCATTTAGAAGTCTTCGGTCAAGAAATATTGATGAATTAATGGTTGGTCTAATTGCCTTGTCTCTTGGGCACTTGGGTTGTCGTCCGGTTGTAGATTCAGGCAAAACATATGGATACGACTTCAGAATTACTAAGAAATGAAGTAACATATTTTTTAACATTAAACACATATAATTTTCTTAGACATTTTTCCTTTCCCCTTTGAACAACCATATATTGTCACTAACATCCCCTTCATTCTCTAAAGTTCAAAAGAATCATTTTTACAACTTTATCAGGAACTCTATACTGCAAATTTGTAGTTTCTGGTTACTCAAGATCGGTGCCAACCTGTTTTGATACCGACAAATTCATTATTTCAGCA
The Coffea arabica cultivar ET-39 chromosome 6c, Coffea Arabica ET-39 HiFi, whole genome shotgun sequence genome window above contains:
- the LOC113692098 gene encoding 6,7,8-trihydroxycoumarin synthase-like, which produces MTMLFLLLLLFSILISIGKKHKKLRNIRQPPGPPGLPFIGNLHQFDSEKAHEFLSQLSKKYGPLMSLQLGSVAVLVISSARMAKQALATHDLVFSGRPASVGRQKLSYNRRDIAFSPYSDYWREMRKICVLQLFSLKRVQSFRPIREDEISSMIQKIVNLSSSSQLVDLRTIIMSLTSTIICRVAFGKRYDEEGHQRKRFDKLLQESQAMIGGFFISDYFPSFSWVDKFSGIIERLEKNFNELDLFYQELIQEHLNPNRPQSMKDDLLDLLIQLKEEQSSIIGLSWDHIKAILMDIFIAGTDTAAAAIIWAMTALMKSPSALKKIQADVRKLVREKGRVDEEDIQELPYLKAVIKETLRLYPPAPLLGPRETTQECTIEGYEIKCKTLVFINAWTIGRDPECWKSPDDFMPERFLNSNIDFRGQDFEMIPFGAGRRGCPGFSLGLATVELALANLLYHFDWKLPFGMKAEDVDTEVMPGLTMHPKNALSLFAKKYG